From the genome of Mucilaginibacter paludis DSM 18603:
GAGGGCGGCACGCGCCACCTGCACCGCCGGCTACGGTTTCTATTTCCCCAGTTTCGCGGTTCAGGCGTTTAATAGCATAGATGCCCGCGTTAGGATCTTTGTTATACTGAAAGCTTGGGCCAGGAGTAATATCTTCGCTCCAGTAAATATATTTGCCATCCGGCGATGCAACGGGTTCACCGGCATCCTGCTGATCGTTTTTGCGTTTGGTGAGTTGGATACCGTCTCCACCATTTTTATAATAGAGCCACATTTCGCCCGCACCTAAAGATCGGCTACCCGTAAAGTGTTTGCGCGCTACCAGGTATTGTCCATCTGGCGTCCAGCTGGCATTATTCAGCAGCCTGAAATTCTCTTTAGTAACCGGGCGTTTGTTGCCTCCGTCGGCATTCATCAACCAGATGTTATCGCCGCCATCGTGGTCGCTGGTATACGAGATCGATTTACCGTCAGGGCTAAACCTCGGCTGCACATCCCAGGCTTTGCCGCCGGCCAGCAAAGTGGCTTTGCCACCTGTAATGGGCATGGCATAAATATCGCCTAACAAATCAAAAACAATGGTTCTGCCATCCGGGCTCACATCCAGATCCATCCAGGTGCCTTCGTCGGTAGTAAAAGTTATTTTTTTTGATAATCCCGGAGGAGCCTCAACGTTCCATTTGGTTTGGGCATTGATAGCGCCGGTAAACAGCAAGAGTAAAGTGGCGGTATACAGTATTTTCATAAGGGCAGCAATTGAGGCGCTAAATTAGCAATTTGCCCCGGAGCTTAAAGCGGTGCTTGTTGATTGGGTGTAATAATATAATATGCAAATGAGTGAATGTGCGGATGTGTAAATGACTGATTAGTGAATGGGCAAATAAACAGTGCGTTATTTGATGCTGCATATAATTGCCCATTGCCCTAATACTTCATAAAAAAACACATCATATTATAACATTTGCCGACAATTATATAACCCACATTAATTTCGCAAGTAACCCTGATTCCCTTGCTTCTACTTTTCAAATATCGCGTTCAAAACCCCAGCCAGCCTGATGCCGCCTTTTTCAATGCGTTTTTGCAGTGTGGGCAAATGTTCCTGGTAGTAATCTTCGGTGAAGTTCGGGTCGGCGGCGGCTTCCTGGTATAGGATGTTGCTGATCTGGTACGATTCCCATAGCCAGATCAACAAGTCGTCGCTTTGCCATTTTTTTATTTCTACTGGGGTAGCATCATCAAATTTGGCCGCCATTTGCTGATAGTTTAAATTCAGATGATCAATCAGGCCGCTATCCCACAAACTGTGCAGATCGGTTGGAAACCCGTTAAATTTGACTTGGATATTGTTGCCGCCCCGGTCTTCCTCACGGCTCACGTGCATGGGCTGGTGCAGGTCGCCAATAAAATGAACGATATATTTTAAGGCGGCCACTTTGGTAGCCTTAGAGGTGGCAGGGCTTTTTAAATCGTATTCGCAGCGTATCACCATTTTGTAAACGTTAGCTTCGGGCATAGTTTTTACGGCTTTAGCAAACTCATCAAAGCTGTAGCCTGCGGGCAGGTCAATGTAATGCCAAACCCAGGTAGTCTTGAAATCGGGGTCCGAGCGTACTTCGTCTGCCCAGGTACTAATGTCTGGTAATGTTTCTTTCCCCAATAAATTTCTAACAGCCAGTTGCGCTTTCGGGCTCAGGTGGTTGGCGGCAATTTTTGCCACAGCCCTATGGCCGGTTTCGCCCCAGGATATTAACGTTAGCGAGCAAATCGCCGTGCAAATTACAGCAAGATATTTCCTCATGGATGCGGTTTAATTTTAAGCCCGGTGATGATCTGCCTTCCAGTTTTGTATAGCCTTTTTGATCTCTGCCGACGATAGATTTTCTTTGACAGCCCTTGCTGTTAATTCCAATAACTCGTCGTCGGGCGCAAATCGTAACGCTACAATTTGCGACATGGTTAAAAGGCTGTCGAACGCTTTACCGCTTAAAATCAAATAGCGAAGTCCTTCTTCGGCCCGTATAGCCCTGTCTTGTGCTTTAATTGCAAATTGGCGCATAAACCAAAAAGTAAATACGCCGCAGATAAATAACACGCATATCAGTACAGAAACGCCCATTAAACTATCATTAATGTGCCAATGTAAATTAAGTAAGGATACAATTAAGCCCACTGTTAGTAATAAACTGAGCACAAAGTGATAGCCTGTTACGTACCGGGCATGGTTGTTATAATTCTGAGGTTTCATGATATTTAAAATATCGGGCCAAGATACAATTTAAGCCTGATAGCAAATGTTTAACTTTTGCCGAACAGAGAATGAAATAACGGGTCAGGGTAACATTAAGTGTTAATGTTTTTCAACCGAATCGGTTTTGGCTTTTCTTCGCTGGTAATACCATACGGCAATGCCGATAGCTACAATGGGTGCCACATTTTTCTGCATGTCGATATGCGTGTAGATGTTATGCACATTGAAGTGGTAACCCATAAAATAGTGTTTGATTGGAATATAGGTACCAATCAGGTTAACAATTAATGCCACCACCAAAATGTTAAGGGCAAGGTGAACAGCCAGATAAAAGGTATTGATATAAGGGTTGGGCCTGCTCATGTTTTACAAATGATAAACTAAGTTAATATTTATTTGATAAACAAGCAAATAAAATACATTTAACTATTAACGCTTTCAAAAGGATTTGAGGTTTTTTTATTTTCCGTTAAAAAAATGTATTATTTTAGCATACTCAATTTACATAGTACCAATTATGTTATCAGAAGAAACTACAATAGGCATTTATCCCGACGGCGAGTTAAATAATATTTTGATTGTTCCTGATGGGCAGGAGTATCATCTGTTTTTAGCCGGAACGCATAGCAATTATACCATGGGCAACCAAGCCTCAAACCTGGGTAGTATTTTCGTTATCAATGATATTTGGAGTTACGAGGGGGATAAGTTGTCGTATCAGTCGCAAACCGAGATTGCCAATTATATCTTATCTTATCCCGGGCCATCGTTTGATCCGTCAGCATCAGTTTAAGTTGGCACACCCAATTTTCTTGTTCGCAGGCATTTTTCTTATATTCGGTTTTTTGCGGATAATTTAATTGATGACGATACAAGAAATTCTTCAGCATTACTGGAAACACGATAAGTTTAGGCCCCTACAGGAAGAAATCATCCAATCTGTTTTACTCGGCCGCGATACGCTGGCCTTATTGCCCACCGGCGGGGGGAAATCTGTATGCTTCCAGGTGCCCGCCCTGGCCAAGGACGGCATTTGCCTGGTGATATCGCCGCTGATCGCCCTGATGAAAGATCAGGTGGAAAACCTGGTTGCCAAAGGTATCGAGGCCGTTTCAATCGTATCCGGAATGAGTAAAAGGGAAGTTGATATTGCGCTGGATAACTGTATCTATGGCAACGTTAAGTTTTTGTACCTCTCGCCCGAGCGTTTGTTATCAGAGCTGGTGCAGGAGCGGGTAAGTTACATGAAGGTAAACCTGATCGCAGTTGATGAGGCCCATTGCATCTCGCAGTGGGGGTACGATTTCAGGCCGCCATACCTGCACATAGCCGATCTCCGTCAAATTCATCCCCATGTGCCTGTACTGGCGCTTACCGCTACCGCCACCGCCGACGTGCGCGAGGATATTCAGGATAAGTTATTGTTTAAGCAGCGCAACGTATTTACCAAAAGCTTTGAACGCAAAAATATAAGTTATGTAGTACAGCACCAGGAAAACAAAATGCAGCGGATGCTGGATGTGGTAAGGGGGGTAAAGGGAAGCGGCATTGTATACGTCAGGAGCCGGAAGGAAACTTTTGACATAGCCCAGGTACTTAACCAAAACGGGTATAGTGCCGATTACTACCATGCCGGGCTCGAAGCCGAGCAGCGCTCCAAAAAACAGGAGAACTGGAAAGCCAACCAAACGCGTATAATGGTGGCAACCAACGCTTTTGGGATGGGTATTGATAAGCCCGATGTGAGGTTTGTAATCCATAAGGATTTACCCGAAAGTTTGGAAGCCTATTATCAGGAGGCGGGGCGCGCCGGGCGAGATGAGCAAAAAGCTTATGCCGTTCTGCTTTATAACCAGGCAGACAGGTTTAAGCTGGAGCGAAAGTTTGAGCTGAATTTCCCTACCGTAGATGAAATCAAGAAGGTTTATCACAACTTAGGCAGTTATTACCAATTGGCTTATGGTGCAGGGGCGGGTGTTAGCTTTGATTTAGACTTGGGTAGCTTTTGCGCCAAATACCAGTTGGATGCCATCAAAACCTTGAATAGCCTCAAGTTTTTGGAGCGGAACGATTATGTATCGTTTACCGAAAGTGTTTTTTTACCGTCGCGGTTTAGGTTTTTGGTGATGAACGAAGAGTTGTATCATTTCCAGATTCAGAATATGGGCTGGGATCCCTTTATTAAAACGCTGTTGCGGTCATACGGCGGTTCGTTTGAAAATTACGTCAGCATTCGTGAGTTTGACTTAGCCACACGGATGAACACCAGCGTGCAGCAGGTAATTGAGGGTTTAAACCAGCTGCAGCAAATGGGCTTGTTAAATTACCTGCCACAAACAGATAAACCCCAGGTAACCTTTTTAAATGCGCGGCTGGATATCAAGGAAGTTACTATCGATAAGCGCTATATTGAGCAGCGTAAACAGATATTTAAGCAGAAAATGGATGCTGTATTCCATTATGCCGAGGCCCGGTTTTGCCGCAGTTGTATGCTGCTTTCGTATTTTGACGAACCTGATGCCCGCAAGTGCGGAGTTTGCGATATCTGCCTTGAAGAAAAAAGAAAGGAAGGTGAACATGATTTATCCGACCGGATTACCGACGAAATAGTACGCTGGTTAAGTGTTGAACCGCTTCCGCTTGATGGCCTGGTGACTACCCTGGCCAGCGGGACAGAAAAAGAAAGGATAGAGGTGATTCGCCTTTTGCTTGATGCCGGGAAAATTAAAACGGATGGTGAGCGGCTGTATCTGTAATTGATAAGCCCTATCGTATCTGGTATTTAATTCGGCATTGGTTGTATTGAAAGCCGGGAAGTTGAATTGTTATCCAATTGCGCCCCATGGGGAATATCTACCACGGTCTACAGTATTTATTTCTACGTAAAGGTTAAAAGGAGTTAACTTATAGTCAAATCCTTCATTTTTAAGGGCATAAATAAATTGGCATACCCTTTGAATAACTATTCATGTCCTTATCAATAAGGACTGTTTTTCATAGGTAGATGTAAAAGGGCCAGAGCTGCGAGAGTGTATGGCCCTTTTTTTATGTAGTGTAGTTTGATTGCAAATAATAGATTATATAAAACAATAAAGGCCCGTATTACCGGGCCTTTATTGTTTTAATAATTAATCACCTGTTCCTCAATCTCTACAGGTATCTGCCTCCACTCGTATTTTTGGTTGCGCATTTGCGGCTCAAATCCCGCTTCGCGGATAGAATCCTGAATGCCTTTTGCGGTAAAGCGATGGGGCGCACCTGCTGCCGATACTACATTCTCCTCAATCATGATCGATCCAAAATCGTTAGCTCCGGCATGCAGACAAATTTGGGCCACCTGTTTGCCTACCGTTAACCACGATGCCTGTATGTTTTTGATGTTGGGTAGCATAATGCGGCTTAACGCTATCATGCGGATGTATTCGTCGCCGGATACATTATTGGTAATGCCGCGCACCTTTTTTAATAAGGTTCCATCATCCTGAAAAGGCCATGGTATAAAGGCAACAAAGCCATAAGCGCCTTCAGGTTTTTCGGCCTGCACTTCCCTTATCCAAACTAAATGCTCAAAACGTTCCTCTAAAGTTTCTACATGGCCAAACATCATGGTGGCTGATGATGGCAAATTTAACTGGTGCGCCGCGCGCATTACATCCAGCCACTCTTTACCACCGCATTTGCCTTTAGATATCAGCCTGCGCACACGGTCGTTCAATATTTCGGCACCAGCGCCAGGTAATGAGTCGAGGCCCGATTCTTTCATCGCTTTAAGCACATCGTAGTGGCTCATGCCTTCCAATTTAGCTACGTGCGCAATTTCAGGTGGGCCCAATGAGTGCAGCTTCAAAGCGGGATATAATTCTTTGAGCTGGCTAAACAGATCGGTATAAAATTTCAATCCCAGATCGGGATGGTGGCCGCCCTGCAATAAAAGCTGATCTCCGCCATAGCGGAAAGTTTCCTCGATCTTTATTTTATAAGTTTCAATATCGGTGATGTAGCTATCTTCGTGCCCCGGCCTGCGGAAAAAGTTGCAGAACTTGCAGTTAGCTATACAAACGTTGGTAGTGTTAACATTACGGTCAATTTGCCAGGTAACTTTGCCATGTGGCACCTGAATTTTACGCAACTCGTTAGCCACATACATTAACTCGGCCGTAGCAGCGTGTTGGTACAAAAACAAACCTTCCTCTTTGGTTAAAAACTCAAACTGCAATGCGCGTTGTAACAGATCGGCTGTATTCATGATGTACAAAGATACGGATGAAGAAGCTAAGTTTATAAGTTGAAAGTCAAAAGTTGCTGTTTGGTGGGAGGGGGGGGATTAAATTGTGTTGATCCAATCATTCAATTACAGATGAAATTAAAAAATAATAACAATTATAGAATATTATAATTGTTTTAGATAAAAATAAATACATTTAAAAAATAGAATAAACCTGTGCGATTTAAATTAACATTGTTGCCTACGGGCAGTAAAACGACCGTTCCATTCAATTATCAGTATGCCCTTGCGGCGGTAATTTTTAAAAAGGTTGCCGCTGCCGACGAGCAATACGCCAACTTTTTACATCAGCAAGGTTATGCCCTGAACAATTACTCCAAACATTTTAAGTTTTTTACCTTCTCTAACCTGGAAGGTAGGTTTACGCCACAGCAAAATGCCCTGTTGCTGCAAGGTAATCAAACCGGGTTTGTGCTTTGCTGCCACATGCCCGAATTTGCTGCGCATTTAATAACCGGTGTTTTTACCGATCAGTTGATATCAATAGGCGGGAGCGGGGCCGTGGGCCGGTTTAGGGTTGAGCAAATTGTATCGCTCCCGGCTGCCTTTAAGGATGATGACGAAATACACACGATGCAGTTTAAACCGCTTTCGCCCTTGGTTGTAGGCCGGACCAACGCTAAAGGCAATGATGATTATTTATCGCCAGAAGATGAGGATTTTATACCCCTGCTACATATTAACCTGGCCGATAAGCTTGCCGTTGCTTATAATGATAGTTATAGCGGGCGAATTGGTATCAAGGTAAAGCATGAACCCGGAAAGCTAAAATCTCGCCTGGTGACGATTAAGGAAGGGACAGCGGCCGAAACTAAGGTACGTGGCTTTTTCGGGTTTGCCCTGGAGATGACTGCGCCTGGCAGGGTGATCAATTTTGTGTTGGACGTGGGGCTGGGCGGGATGAATAGTATGGGGTTTGGTTGTGTGGAGGTGAAATAATAGCCCGCAAGGAGCGCTTGCGGGCTGGATTTTCTAAGTAATCGAAATTAATTTATATCCATGTATTTCAATTCCATTATAGTGCGATGATGAACTATAAATTAATTAACCCAAAGGTAATAAAAAGAAGAGATATTGTGTTTGATTGATTTTTTTAACTTATATTCATGTTGATTAAAAACTGTACATTTGTTTTTATGATAGTAAAGCAAATGGAATTGAACAGGCCAATATATAAGAAATGTAGCAGTTGTGGAATTAAAGAGAATGACATTTATGGACATT
Proteins encoded in this window:
- a CDS encoding RecQ family ATP-dependent DNA helicase, yielding MTIQEILQHYWKHDKFRPLQEEIIQSVLLGRDTLALLPTGGGKSVCFQVPALAKDGICLVISPLIALMKDQVENLVAKGIEAVSIVSGMSKREVDIALDNCIYGNVKFLYLSPERLLSELVQERVSYMKVNLIAVDEAHCISQWGYDFRPPYLHIADLRQIHPHVPVLALTATATADVREDIQDKLLFKQRNVFTKSFERKNISYVVQHQENKMQRMLDVVRGVKGSGIVYVRSRKETFDIAQVLNQNGYSADYYHAGLEAEQRSKKQENWKANQTRIMVATNAFGMGIDKPDVRFVIHKDLPESLEAYYQEAGRAGRDEQKAYAVLLYNQADRFKLERKFELNFPTVDEIKKVYHNLGSYYQLAYGAGAGVSFDLDLGSFCAKYQLDAIKTLNSLKFLERNDYVSFTESVFLPSRFRFLVMNEELYHFQIQNMGWDPFIKTLLRSYGGSFENYVSIREFDLATRMNTSVQQVIEGLNQLQQMGLLNYLPQTDKPQVTFLNARLDIKEVTIDKRYIEQRKQIFKQKMDAVFHYAEARFCRSCMLLSYFDEPDARKCGVCDICLEEKRKEGEHDLSDRITDEIVRWLSVEPLPLDGLVTTLASGTEKERIEVIRLLLDAGKIKTDGERLYL
- the cas6 gene encoding CRISPR-associated endoribonuclease Cas6, whose translation is MRFKLTLLPTGSKTTVPFNYQYALAAVIFKKVAAADEQYANFLHQQGYALNNYSKHFKFFTFSNLEGRFTPQQNALLLQGNQTGFVLCCHMPEFAAHLITGVFTDQLISIGGSGAVGRFRVEQIVSLPAAFKDDDEIHTMQFKPLSPLVVGRTNAKGNDDYLSPEDEDFIPLLHINLADKLAVAYNDSYSGRIGIKVKHEPGKLKSRLVTIKEGTAAETKVRGFFGFALEMTAPGRVINFVLDVGLGGMNSMGFGCVEVK
- a CDS encoding DUF6526 family protein, with protein sequence MKPQNYNNHARYVTGYHFVLSLLLTVGLIVSLLNLHWHINDSLMGVSVLICVLFICGVFTFWFMRQFAIKAQDRAIRAEEGLRYLILSGKAFDSLLTMSQIVALRFAPDDELLELTARAVKENLSSAEIKKAIQNWKADHHRA
- a CDS encoding CofH family radical SAM protein, which encodes MNTADLLQRALQFEFLTKEEGLFLYQHAATAELMYVANELRKIQVPHGKVTWQIDRNVNTTNVCIANCKFCNFFRRPGHEDSYITDIETYKIKIEETFRYGGDQLLLQGGHHPDLGLKFYTDLFSQLKELYPALKLHSLGPPEIAHVAKLEGMSHYDVLKAMKESGLDSLPGAGAEILNDRVRRLISKGKCGGKEWLDVMRAAHQLNLPSSATMMFGHVETLEERFEHLVWIREVQAEKPEGAYGFVAFIPWPFQDDGTLLKKVRGITNNVSGDEYIRMIALSRIMLPNIKNIQASWLTVGKQVAQICLHAGANDFGSIMIEENVVSAAGAPHRFTAKGIQDSIREAGFEPQMRNQKYEWRQIPVEIEEQVINY
- a CDS encoding S1/P1 nuclease, with protein sequence MRKYLAVICTAICSLTLISWGETGHRAVAKIAANHLSPKAQLAVRNLLGKETLPDISTWADEVRSDPDFKTTWVWHYIDLPAGYSFDEFAKAVKTMPEANVYKMVIRCEYDLKSPATSKATKVAALKYIVHFIGDLHQPMHVSREEDRGGNNIQVKFNGFPTDLHSLWDSGLIDHLNLNYQQMAAKFDDATPVEIKKWQSDDLLIWLWESYQISNILYQEAAADPNFTEDYYQEHLPTLQKRIEKGGIRLAGVLNAIFEK